The proteins below come from a single Roseiflexus sp. RS-1 genomic window:
- a CDS encoding GAF domain-containing protein: MTELAHILVVDDDASVRRMLQILLSNAGYRVSLATTGEEALAYLELVTPDLVLLDVALPGVSGRQVMERIKSDPDRPFIPVILVTGHSDPEAKVAALDAGADDFLVKPVDLAELLARVRAMLRLQRSQRSLRAEQRKTELLLHLTRELGTTLDLDRLLTQFLNRLADAVGAVRASILVLASDQPRLFSSTRNRPTIPLTDILGQGVAGWVLRERQPLIINDTRDDPRWIAVNAQQRAVRSVAAVPLVREGRALAAITLVHHTPGYFGEEHLELLNAVAAQSAIALENAELFRLTRIQRDLLERRAEELQRINQISRYLTELMSPDQLLRLVAHLIHHTFGYPLVAVVLQEEDRLVLRAAAGNRAIEQAIGQVTLSEVSAAGQAILRREPYLIADTLQTELAMSAALDRSVRSDLAVPIQTARQVFGALAVMSPVPEAFGDADIRLLSTLASQLGIALDNARLFDMEQRRVRQLGMVNNLSLAMTARLDAAENLTIAARAIAAIFDVVGCGIVLTDPGAHAMDSAVHATDSIRNRLPWRALAETISLPAPRVLPVSDERLAGCATELVAAGVTTLAIAPLLTGSRQIGLIVLDVSGYERQFQATDLTLLETVASLLAQVIENARLYHEVEDERSTLGAVLRSAADPILLIDPHNRLLLANPAAEQRLHLTATSGSSLDQLVENRDLLRALNGASDNGQPMVEVALPDGAIFNVSVAPVRGADNALIGRVAVMQDITAIKELERAEQERLRATFRRYVSPQVVEEVLAGGGEFGAPQECDIVVLFADIRGYTTLAEGLAPHILVEEILNRYFTAMTEALYRHGGTVDKFLGDGLIGVFGVPIARDDDVPRSLRAAVDLQLAFHDLRNIWRRTLGLDLGMGVGVAYGSALVGTIGSPQRLDYTVIGDVVNTANRLSGLARADQIIVSHRLIDALPPDCDLPWQLRPIGHVQLKGKQEAHLAYEIVYEVQCHV; the protein is encoded by the coding sequence ATGACCGAACTGGCACACATCCTCGTGGTCGATGACGACGCCAGTGTGCGTCGTATGCTTCAGATTCTCCTGTCCAATGCCGGGTATCGCGTGTCGCTCGCCACCACCGGCGAAGAGGCGCTGGCGTACCTGGAACTCGTCACCCCTGATCTGGTGTTGCTGGATGTGGCATTGCCGGGGGTCAGCGGTCGTCAGGTGATGGAGCGCATTAAGTCCGACCCGGATCGTCCGTTTATTCCGGTCATCCTGGTCACCGGGCATAGCGATCCAGAGGCAAAAGTTGCGGCGCTCGATGCCGGCGCCGACGATTTCCTGGTCAAACCGGTCGATCTGGCTGAACTCCTTGCGCGGGTGCGCGCAATGCTGCGGTTGCAACGCAGTCAGCGCTCGCTGCGCGCCGAGCAGCGGAAAACCGAATTGTTGTTGCACCTGACGCGCGAACTGGGAACGACGCTTGATCTTGATCGGTTGCTCACCCAGTTTCTCAACCGGCTCGCCGATGCCGTCGGTGCGGTGCGCGCCAGCATTCTGGTGCTTGCCAGCGACCAACCGCGCCTTTTCTCCAGCACGCGCAACCGCCCAACCATTCCATTGACCGACATTCTCGGTCAGGGTGTGGCCGGGTGGGTGCTGCGCGAGCGACAACCGTTGATTATCAATGATACCCGTGACGATCCGCGCTGGATCGCGGTGAATGCCCAGCAGCGCGCAGTGCGAAGCGTCGCCGCTGTGCCGCTGGTGCGCGAAGGGCGCGCCCTTGCCGCGATTACGCTGGTGCACCATACTCCCGGCTATTTTGGTGAGGAGCATCTGGAATTGCTGAATGCTGTGGCAGCACAGAGCGCAATTGCGCTCGAAAATGCGGAACTGTTCCGACTGACCCGCATCCAGCGTGATCTGCTCGAGCGCCGCGCCGAGGAACTCCAACGCATCAATCAGATCAGTCGCTACCTGACCGAGTTGATGAGTCCGGATCAACTGCTCCGCCTGGTGGCGCACCTGATCCATCATACGTTTGGCTATCCGCTGGTCGCTGTCGTGCTCCAGGAGGAGGACCGTCTGGTGCTGCGCGCCGCCGCAGGCAACCGCGCCATCGAACAGGCAATCGGGCAGGTGACGCTCTCGGAAGTCAGCGCTGCCGGACAGGCGATTCTGCGCCGCGAACCGTATCTTATCGCCGATACGCTTCAGACGGAACTCGCAATGTCGGCGGCTCTTGATCGCAGCGTGCGCTCGGATCTGGCAGTGCCGATCCAGACGGCGCGCCAGGTCTTTGGCGCTCTGGCGGTCATGTCGCCTGTGCCTGAAGCGTTCGGCGACGCCGATATCCGGCTTCTTTCGACACTGGCAAGCCAGCTGGGCATTGCGCTGGATAACGCACGCCTGTTCGATATGGAGCAGCGGCGCGTGCGTCAACTCGGCATGGTGAACAACCTGTCGCTGGCAATGACGGCGCGCCTGGATGCAGCGGAAAATCTGACCATCGCCGCGCGCGCGATTGCTGCAATCTTCGACGTTGTCGGATGTGGCATCGTCCTCACCGATCCGGGCGCCCATGCCATGGATAGTGCGGTGCATGCCACCGATAGCATCAGGAATCGTCTCCCCTGGCGCGCGCTTGCCGAAACGATCTCGCTTCCCGCTCCCCGTGTGCTTCCGGTGAGCGATGAGCGCCTGGCTGGATGCGCAACCGAACTTGTGGCGGCTGGCGTTACGACGCTGGCAATCGCGCCGCTGCTGACAGGAAGCCGGCAGATCGGGCTGATTGTGCTCGATGTCAGCGGTTATGAACGGCAGTTCCAGGCGACCGATCTCACGCTGCTCGAGACGGTTGCAAGTTTGCTGGCGCAGGTGATAGAAAACGCTCGTCTGTATCACGAGGTGGAAGACGAACGCTCGACGCTGGGCGCCGTGCTGCGCAGCGCTGCCGATCCGATTCTGTTGATCGATCCGCACAACCGGTTGCTGCTGGCGAACCCGGCAGCGGAGCAACGCCTCCACCTGACAGCCACGTCTGGGAGCTCGCTCGATCAGTTAGTCGAGAATCGCGATCTGCTCCGTGCGTTGAACGGCGCTTCCGACAATGGTCAACCGATGGTGGAAGTCGCTCTGCCCGATGGCGCGATCTTCAATGTCAGCGTCGCGCCGGTGCGCGGCGCCGATAATGCGTTGATCGGGCGCGTGGCAGTCATGCAGGATATTACTGCGATCAAAGAACTTGAGCGTGCTGAACAGGAGCGCCTGCGCGCGACGTTTCGACGCTATGTGTCGCCCCAGGTGGTCGAAGAGGTCCTGGCGGGCGGCGGAGAGTTCGGCGCACCGCAGGAGTGCGATATTGTGGTGCTGTTTGCCGATATACGCGGCTATACCACGCTCGCCGAAGGTCTGGCGCCGCATATCCTCGTCGAGGAGATCCTCAATCGCTACTTTACCGCAATGACCGAGGCGCTCTACCGTCACGGCGGCACGGTCGACAAGTTTCTGGGCGACGGGTTGATCGGGGTGTTCGGGGTGCCTATCGCCCGTGATGACGATGTGCCCCGTTCGTTGCGCGCAGCGGTCGATCTTCAACTGGCGTTCCACGATCTGCGCAACATCTGGCGTCGCACCCTTGGTCTCGATCTGGGGATGGGCGTGGGGGTCGCTTACGGGTCGGCGCTCGTCGGGACGATTGGATCACCGCAACGCCTCGACTACACCGTGATCGGAGATGTTGTCAATACGGCGAATCGCCTGAGTGGACTGGCGCGCGCCGATCAGATTATTGTGTCCCATCGTCTGATCGATGCACTGCCGCCGGATTGTGACCTGCCGTGGCAGTTGCGTCCAATCGGTCATGTCCAGCTCAAGGGGAAGCAGGAAGCGCACCTGGCGTATGAAATCGTGTATGAAGTGCAATGCCACGTCTGA
- the rplU gene encoding 50S ribosomal protein L21 has translation MYAIVRDRGMQYRVEEGQALDIALLDAEPGSEIELGDVLLIGGEQPRVGTPTVDGAKVVATVLGTIKGDKIVVFRYKNKKRYRRRTGHRQEYTRVSISKIIVDADEQHVTGSMEGETNGA, from the coding sequence GTGTACGCTATTGTACGCGACCGCGGGATGCAATACCGCGTTGAGGAAGGGCAGGCGCTCGATATTGCATTGCTCGACGCCGAGCCGGGAAGCGAAATCGAACTCGGTGATGTGCTGTTGATCGGCGGTGAGCAGCCGCGAGTCGGGACGCCAACCGTCGATGGCGCGAAAGTGGTGGCGACCGTTCTGGGAACCATAAAGGGTGACAAGATCGTTGTGTTCCGCTATAAGAATAAGAAACGCTACCGCCGCCGCACGGGTCATCGGCAGGAATATACGCGCGTGTCGATCAGCAAAATTATTGTCGATGCCGATGAGCAGCATGTGACGGGTAGTATGGAAGGAGAGACCAATGGCGCATAA
- the rpmA gene encoding 50S ribosomal protein L27 produces the protein MAHKKGVGSSRNGRDSNPKMLGVKRFGGERVQPGTIIVRQRGTKIKPGNNVGLGRDYTIYSLIEGVVTFEQHSRNQKRVSVYATE, from the coding sequence ATGGCGCATAAGAAAGGGGTCGGCAGTTCACGCAATGGGCGCGACAGCAACCCGAAAATGCTGGGTGTCAAGCGCTTTGGCGGTGAGCGCGTCCAACCGGGGACGATCATCGTTCGCCAGCGCGGCACAAAGATCAAACCGGGCAACAACGTTGGCCTTGGGCGCGATTATACGATCTATTCGCTGATCGAGGGCGTTGTCACCTTCGAGCAGCATTCGCGCAACCAGAAGCGCGTGAGTGTCTACGCTACAGAGTAG
- the rpmE gene encoding 50S ribosomal protein L31, with protein MKKGIHPQNYNTQVVCGTCGTVWPVISTRQNMRVDVCSRCHPFYTGEQRIVDTAGQVDRFMRRLRTSQDQQAEIARRRAEREKPEPKKRSLLKEIYGEEA; from the coding sequence GTGAAAAAGGGTATTCATCCCCAGAACTATAACACGCAGGTGGTGTGCGGCACGTGTGGAACAGTCTGGCCCGTGATCAGCACCCGCCAGAACATGCGTGTCGATGTTTGTTCGCGCTGCCATCCGTTCTATACCGGCGAGCAGCGCATTGTTGATACTGCCGGTCAGGTTGACCGCTTCATGCGCCGCCTGCGCACGAGTCAGGATCAGCAAGCGGAAATTGCGCGCCGCCGGGCGGAACGCGAGAAGCCCGAACCAAAGAAGCGCAGCCTGTTGAAGGAAATCTACGGCGAAGAGGCGTGA
- a CDS encoding helix-turn-helix transcriptional regulator: MSDRSRSKAARLRRIEHLLYNAIGGLRVVDLAERCGVDRRTIYRDLAALEEMGVPVWQQGGRYGIERETYLSTVQLNLNEAVALFFAARLLSHHSDEHNPHVVSALQKLAASLPDTTVSTHIARVADLIRARARRTEYIRILETITRAWADRQCVDIRYRAMNGETTQRVIEPYLLEVARSEPASYVIAHDRLRGALRTFKLERIEQATILDEIYTIPENFDPYAHLASAWSIMNETEVEVRLRFTGEAARRVRESVWHHSQQVIDRSDGDCDMILRVGGIREIRQWILSWGGDVEVLAPAALREDIREQARRMAAIYHASSP, from the coding sequence ATGTCAGATCGGTCCCGGAGCAAAGCGGCGCGTTTGCGCCGGATAGAACATCTGCTCTACAATGCTATTGGTGGTTTGCGCGTCGTCGATCTTGCTGAACGGTGCGGTGTTGATCGGCGCACCATCTACCGCGATCTTGCTGCGCTCGAAGAAATGGGCGTACCGGTATGGCAGCAGGGGGGACGCTACGGCATCGAGCGCGAGACCTATCTCTCAACGGTGCAATTGAACCTCAACGAAGCGGTCGCGTTGTTCTTTGCGGCACGCCTGCTTTCGCATCATAGCGACGAGCACAACCCACATGTCGTGTCGGCATTGCAGAAACTCGCTGCGAGCCTTCCCGACACGACCGTTTCCACCCACATTGCACGGGTGGCCGATCTCATTCGCGCGCGAGCGCGGCGAACGGAGTATATTCGCATTCTCGAAACGATCACCCGCGCATGGGCGGATCGGCAGTGTGTCGATATCCGCTACCGTGCGATGAACGGGGAGACGACGCAGCGCGTGATTGAGCCGTACCTGCTGGAAGTAGCGCGCAGCGAACCGGCATCCTACGTCATTGCTCATGATCGACTGCGTGGCGCGCTGCGCACATTCAAACTCGAACGCATCGAGCAGGCGACGATCCTCGATGAAATATACACCATTCCTGAGAACTTCGACCCCTATGCGCACCTGGCCTCTGCATGGAGCATCATGAACGAGACCGAAGTGGAAGTGCGGTTACGCTTCACCGGTGAGGCAGCCCGTCGGGTGCGCGAGAGCGTCTGGCATCATAGCCAGCAGGTTATTGATCGCAGCGACGGCGACTGTGATATGATCTTGCGGGTGGGAGGAATTCGGGAGATTCGCCAGTGGATCCTGAGTTGGGGCGGGGATGTCGAAGTGCTGGCGCCCGCCGCGCTGCGCGAAGATATTCGGGAGCAGGCGCGGCGGATGGCGGCGATCTATCACGCCTCTTCGCCGTAG
- a CDS encoding peptidase MA family metallohydrolase has protein sequence MRVLARLLTATIVLLALAIYALPAPVQAQATLPQWYELRTQRFAILYADGDLAHAEEYATFVDEVYDEITSIFSHAVPTPVTLRLYPNRRAYDTANPLAAPIRGIIAHADFRRNEVVVILDQTNAQSPEEIKNNVRHELTHIVLAELSANRLNVGFHEGIAQYVERPSPELERKVTALRQALERDELLPWSALDDRDQIYGSPQIGYPQTLSIVAFLVERYSFVKLREFITVSGRSSGYRSALERVYGTPATELERMWREWLPSYLEGGFRHNALTEYDLTPVETLVAEGRYAEARRELELAIPWLRNTQQNDVLTRAQDLLRRSELGLTAEELARQARTALEAQEYAKASDLAQRALKAYTALDNADRIETLRVYAAIANRGLRATQLLEQATTLAGDWRTFADARAVADLAASEFLSLGNQEHAARALELRAEIDRVQTLAGLVLLLVGLGGITVGVTRRLVVREAEVW, from the coding sequence ATGCGCGTGCTGGCGCGTCTACTGACAGCAACAATCGTTCTTCTGGCTCTGGCGATCTATGCGCTGCCAGCGCCGGTTCAGGCTCAGGCGACGCTGCCACAGTGGTATGAGCTGCGCACGCAACGCTTCGCAATCCTCTACGCTGATGGCGATCTTGCGCATGCTGAGGAGTATGCGACATTCGTCGATGAGGTGTACGACGAAATAACATCGATCTTCAGTCACGCCGTACCGACGCCGGTCACGTTGCGTCTCTACCCGAACCGCCGCGCGTATGATACAGCCAATCCGCTGGCAGCGCCGATTCGCGGGATCATTGCGCATGCCGACTTCCGCCGGAACGAGGTGGTTGTCATTCTTGATCAGACAAACGCACAATCACCGGAAGAGATCAAGAACAATGTGCGCCATGAGTTGACCCATATTGTGCTGGCGGAACTCTCCGCCAATCGTCTGAATGTCGGTTTCCACGAAGGCATCGCTCAGTATGTCGAGCGCCCTTCACCGGAACTGGAACGTAAGGTAACGGCATTGCGACAGGCGCTGGAGCGCGATGAACTGCTTCCCTGGAGTGCGCTCGATGATCGGGATCAGATCTATGGCAGTCCGCAGATCGGCTATCCGCAAACCCTCTCCATCGTTGCGTTCCTGGTCGAGCGTTATTCGTTCGTCAAACTGCGCGAGTTTATAACCGTGAGCGGGCGCAGCAGCGGGTATCGCTCGGCGCTCGAACGGGTGTATGGCACGCCTGCGACTGAGCTGGAGCGTATGTGGCGCGAATGGTTGCCGTCGTACCTCGAAGGCGGGTTTCGCCATAATGCGCTCACTGAGTACGATCTCACTCCTGTCGAGACGCTGGTGGCGGAAGGTCGCTATGCTGAAGCCAGGCGCGAACTGGAACTGGCGATCCCATGGTTGCGCAATACCCAACAGAACGATGTATTGACGCGCGCCCAGGATTTACTGAGGCGAAGCGAATTGGGGCTGACCGCCGAAGAACTTGCACGCCAGGCACGCACTGCGCTCGAGGCGCAGGAGTACGCAAAGGCGTCTGATCTCGCGCAGCGCGCGCTCAAAGCCTACACTGCGCTCGACAATGCCGACCGTATCGAGACGCTGCGCGTCTATGCGGCAATCGCCAATCGCGGATTGCGCGCCACCCAACTGCTCGAACAGGCCACGACCCTTGCCGGAGACTGGCGAACATTCGCCGATGCGCGGGCTGTTGCCGATCTGGCGGCGTCTGAGTTTCTCTCACTCGGCAACCAGGAACACGCTGCGCGCGCCCTTGAACTGCGCGCTGAAATCGACCGTGTGCAGACTCTCGCCGGATTGGTGCTGCTCCTTGTCGGGCTGGGAGGTATCACTGTCGGCGTAACGCGCCGCCTGGTTGTGCGCGAGGCGGAGGTCTGGTGA
- a CDS encoding DUF58 domain-containing protein, which translates to MWFGNIFSPKPQAEIPPLFNEAFLRRLERLSLQAQRTLRGRPSGGAHLSHRLLPTSIFSDHRPYSVGDDYRYVDWNVYAHQDALFVKLGEIEQDVTIHLLLDASRSMAWGSPAKLRAAQLIAGTLGYLALAHNDRLHVTSFDAAVRREFGPAQGKSRLIEMLRFIEQVQPGGETNLRSALETYARHHPRGGLLVVCSDLLAPEGLEEGLRAYPPPTWQTLVIHLLDPRELNPERLGPIELEDVETGKLLPLIIDDETIAHYRRNLAAWQRTIESICGRRGATYARVLSTWPLERQIIPYLRARQILT; encoded by the coding sequence ATGTGGTTCGGGAATATTTTCAGCCCTAAACCGCAGGCGGAGATACCGCCGCTGTTCAATGAAGCCTTTCTACGCCGCCTGGAACGGCTGAGCCTGCAGGCGCAGCGGACCCTGCGCGGTCGCCCATCTGGCGGCGCACATCTCAGCCATCGTCTGCTGCCCACGTCTATCTTTAGCGATCATCGCCCGTACAGTGTCGGTGACGATTATCGCTATGTTGACTGGAATGTGTATGCGCACCAGGATGCACTCTTCGTCAAACTGGGCGAGATCGAACAGGATGTTACTATTCATCTGCTGCTGGACGCATCGCGCTCGATGGCATGGGGGTCTCCTGCCAAACTGCGCGCTGCGCAATTGATTGCCGGAACGCTTGGGTATCTGGCGCTGGCGCACAATGATCGGCTTCATGTGACGTCATTCGATGCCGCAGTGCGCCGTGAGTTCGGACCGGCACAGGGAAAATCGCGCCTGATTGAGATGTTACGGTTCATCGAGCAGGTGCAACCGGGCGGCGAAACCAACCTCAGATCGGCGCTCGAAACGTATGCGCGCCACCATCCACGCGGAGGGTTGCTGGTCGTCTGTTCCGATCTGCTTGCGCCTGAAGGGCTTGAGGAGGGATTACGCGCGTACCCACCACCGACATGGCAGACACTCGTGATCCATCTTCTCGATCCGCGCGAACTGAACCCTGAACGTCTCGGTCCCATCGAGCTTGAAGATGTTGAGACGGGTAAACTCCTGCCATTGATTATTGATGATGAGACAATTGCACACTACCGTCGTAATCTTGCCGCCTGGCAGCGGACGATCGAATCGATCTGCGGGCGACGAGGCGCAACATATGCGCGTGTGCTCAGCACGTGGCCGCTCGAGCGACAGATTATTCCATATCTGCGCGCACGCCAGATACTGACATAG
- a CDS encoding vWA domain-containing protein — MSFLLPLGLLALLALPIIVLLHLLRERRQRVPVPSLLLWAHLPRRIDGERSRRLPLTLLLLLHLLVAALLGFALGGPQIAGALAPDARHTALIIDTSSSMAATDGGASRFEQARQRARTLIAATSPGDRITLIAAGPRAQIVVSGEDPFVLTAALDTLRPGGVGAAINEALTLAEAALDPQFSRRIVVVTDGALPPQPARDVAVPVEWVQIGSAVPNRAIIAFASRPWGGRIQVYARVASYDTAPFNGTLRIVSGNQVLAEEQVTIAPNGETEISWTLPGGVETLRAVIDGRDALPQDDSAYLSVAQGRPITVILVSNQPAALRRALEVIPGVTVVATTPAAYATTSERAIADLTIFDGFLPDAWPQGSVLVIAPPPDSSLLRVTSDLQPLDAGAPLRQRGSTLEGLGFGGVVFNAVRRIEPPPWAEVLLASGDLPLILRGRTEGHEIAIWTFDLAGGNLTTRLAFPLLVARTVRDLAPPPLPQAVRAGEMLMIRPDPRATALVIRSPDDRRIEAPVASVVTLDTLIEPGFYTVEEQRGGATVLAGIVGVNAGAAIESNLRPQSAPPLRAPGNDPGSASGQHMIDLWPWLAGAALIVLAIEWVYVLRRR; from the coding sequence ATGAGTTTTCTGTTGCCACTCGGATTACTGGCGCTGCTCGCCCTACCGATCATCGTGCTTCTGCATCTGCTGCGCGAACGACGTCAGCGCGTGCCGGTTCCGAGTCTGTTGCTCTGGGCACATCTTCCTCGCCGGATCGACGGTGAGCGGAGTCGTCGTCTGCCGCTGACGCTGTTGTTGTTGCTGCATCTTCTGGTTGCTGCGCTGCTTGGCTTCGCGCTGGGAGGACCGCAGATCGCGGGTGCGCTCGCCCCCGACGCACGTCATACTGCGCTGATCATCGATACTTCGAGCAGTATGGCAGCCACCGATGGGGGGGCAAGCCGCTTCGAACAGGCGCGACAACGCGCTCGCACCCTTATCGCAGCAACATCTCCTGGCGACCGGATCACGCTGATCGCTGCCGGACCCCGGGCGCAGATTGTTGTATCGGGCGAAGATCCCTTCGTTCTCACCGCAGCGCTCGACACCCTGCGACCCGGCGGCGTCGGAGCGGCGATCAACGAGGCGCTGACGCTGGCGGAAGCCGCTCTCGACCCGCAGTTCAGCCGACGGATTGTTGTGGTGACCGATGGGGCATTGCCGCCACAACCGGCGCGCGATGTCGCGGTACCAGTGGAGTGGGTGCAGATCGGTTCAGCGGTTCCCAATCGCGCGATTATCGCCTTTGCCAGTCGTCCCTGGGGAGGTCGCATCCAGGTGTATGCGCGGGTTGCCAGTTACGACACCGCGCCATTCAACGGGACGCTGCGGATCGTTTCTGGTAATCAGGTGCTGGCGGAGGAACAGGTCACGATTGCGCCAAACGGCGAAACTGAAATCAGCTGGACATTGCCGGGCGGCGTGGAGACGCTGCGCGCAGTGATCGATGGACGCGACGCGCTGCCGCAGGACGACTCCGCCTATCTGAGCGTGGCACAGGGGCGTCCAATCACGGTGATCCTGGTATCGAACCAACCGGCGGCTCTCCGCCGCGCTCTTGAAGTTATCCCCGGCGTCACTGTCGTCGCCACGACCCCTGCTGCTTATGCGACCACATCTGAGCGCGCGATCGCCGATCTGACGATCTTCGATGGTTTTCTCCCCGATGCCTGGCCCCAGGGATCGGTGCTGGTGATTGCACCACCGCCAGATTCATCGTTGCTGCGCGTGACGTCCGATCTTCAACCCCTCGATGCCGGAGCGCCACTGCGTCAACGCGGCAGCACGCTGGAAGGGCTTGGTTTTGGCGGTGTCGTGTTCAATGCTGTCAGGCGGATCGAGCCACCACCATGGGCTGAAGTGCTGCTGGCATCCGGCGACCTGCCGCTGATTCTGCGTGGGCGAACCGAGGGTCATGAAATTGCGATCTGGACGTTCGATCTTGCCGGTGGCAACCTGACGACACGCCTGGCGTTCCCGCTTCTGGTGGCTCGCACGGTGCGCGACCTGGCGCCACCGCCGTTGCCACAGGCGGTGCGTGCTGGCGAAATGCTGATGATCCGACCTGATCCACGCGCAACGGCACTGGTGATCCGCAGTCCCGACGACCGACGCATCGAAGCGCCGGTTGCATCGGTCGTCACACTCGATACCCTGATCGAACCTGGATTCTATACAGTGGAAGAACAGCGTGGCGGCGCCACCGTTCTCGCTGGCATAGTGGGCGTCAACGCGGGCGCAGCGATCGAATCGAACCTGCGCCCGCAAAGCGCACCGCCGTTGCGCGCGCCCGGAAATGATCCCGGGAGCGCGTCTGGACAGCATATGATCGATCTGTGGCCCTGGCTTGCCGGCGCTGCGCTTATCGTTCTGGCGATTGAATGGGTGTATGTGTTACGACGCCGGTAA